The following proteins come from a genomic window of Pararhodobacter sp.:
- a CDS encoding rhomboid family intramembrane serine protease — MTDDDRDPLADLNASPLNPLPGVIWLVLLVILGIEAVLWAGGAGLVGGPQAVGWRIETIQRFAFSSGIQDWMLQNWRFPTQHLIRYFSFNFIHGTPMHALFGVVLVAALGKTVAESFGAARFVVLVLVAPLMGAAIFGLITRADHLGWLFGAMPMAFALVGAFTWIKWREAAGDRTKQRRAFAMIGILVLARLAFGLLAEAGPAWIAEVASFALGFAGSALVLGPGSWARLRERICG, encoded by the coding sequence ATGACCGACGATGACCGTGATCCGCTGGCCGATCTGAATGCCTCGCCGCTGAACCCCTTGCCGGGGGTGATCTGGCTGGTTCTGCTGGTCATTCTGGGCATCGAGGCGGTGCTTTGGGCGGGCGGGGCCGGGTTGGTCGGCGGGCCGCAGGCGGTTGGTTGGCGCATCGAGACCATCCAGCGGTTCGCCTTTTCCAGCGGCATTCAGGACTGGATGCTGCAGAACTGGCGGTTCCCGACGCAGCATCTGATCCGCTATTTCAGCTTCAATTTCATCCACGGCACGCCGATGCACGCGCTGTTCGGCGTGGTTCTGGTGGCGGCGCTGGGCAAGACGGTCGCCGAGTCCTTTGGCGCGGCGCGCTTTGTGGTGCTGGTTCTGGTGGCGCCATTGATGGGCGCGGCGATCTTTGGCCTGATCACCCGCGCGGATCATCTGGGCTGGCTGTTTGGCGCGATGCCGATGGCCTTTGCCTTGGTCGGCGCGTTCACCTGGATCAAGTGGCGTGAGGCGGCGGGCGACCGCACCAAGCAGCGCCGGGCCTTTGCGATGATCGGTATTCTGGTCCTCGCGCGGCTGGCGTTCGGCCTGCTGGCCGAGGCAGGCCCGGCGTGGATCGCCGAGGTTGCCAGTTTCGCGCTGGGCTTTGCCGGATCGGCGCTGGTTCTGGGGCCGGGCAGTTGGGCGCGGCTGCGGGAGCGGATTTGCGGCTGA
- a CDS encoding GlsB/YeaQ/YmgE family stress response membrane protein produces the protein MGWIASIIIGGLAGWIASNIMKTDTGILMNIILGIVGAFVANLIFGFLGVSFSGIIGNLIAGLVGAIILIYGYRAIKK, from the coding sequence ATGGGTTGGATTGCCAGCATCATCATCGGTGGTTTGGCGGGGTGGATTGCCTCGAATATCATGAAAACCGATACCGGGATCTTGATGAACATCATTCTGGGGATTGTCGGCGCGTTTGTCGCGAATCTGATCTTCGGGTTTCTGGGTGTCAGTTTCTCGGGCATCATCGGCAACCTGATTGCCGGTCTCGTCGGCGCGATCATCCTGATTTACGGTTATCGCGCGATCAAGAAATAG
- the murJ gene encoding murein biosynthesis integral membrane protein MurJ codes for MTPIRLIRSFATVGGWTLASRILGFVRDAWIAAALGTGPAAQAFIVAFSLPNMFRRFFAEGAFNTAFVPMFSKKYEAGDNPQDFAREALSGLATIVLAITLLAQVFMPWLVLAMASGFRGDERFDLAVYFGRIAFPYIFFISLAALASGVLNATGRFAAAAAAPVLLNVIFIGTLALVPVMGWDAGLAITCAVPIAGIAQLLLVWWAAKRAGITLLPRLPRWTPEMKRLAIIAAPAMLAGGVVQINLLVGRQVSSYFGEAVAWLYNADRLYQLPLGVVAIAIGVVLLPDLSRRLKAEDLAGSRASFNRATEFALALTLPSAVALVVVAVPLVSVLFERGRFGPEDTTATALAVAVYGVGLPAFVLQKVLQPLYFAREDTRRPFYYALVAMVVNAVLAVGLAPVVGYIAAAVATSVAAWAMVWQLWSGSRSMGEAVRFDTRLKTRAPRILLASLIMGVVIWGANLALNPLLMAAGWRYIGLLLLVLAGMVSYFGAGMVIGAFRPSDFKSAMRRKGEA; via the coding sequence ATGACGCCAATCCGCCTGATCCGCAGTTTTGCCACCGTCGGCGGCTGGACGCTGGCCAGTCGCATCCTGGGCTTTGTGCGCGACGCCTGGATCGCCGCGGCGCTGGGCACCGGCCCCGCCGCGCAGGCCTTCATCGTGGCGTTTTCGCTGCCCAACATGTTCCGCCGCTTCTTTGCCGAGGGCGCGTTCAACACCGCCTTCGTGCCGATGTTCTCCAAGAAATACGAAGCCGGCGACAATCCGCAGGACTTCGCGCGTGAGGCCCTGTCGGGACTGGCCACCATCGTGCTGGCGATCACGTTGCTGGCGCAGGTGTTCATGCCGTGGCTGGTGCTGGCGATGGCCTCGGGGTTTCGCGGCGATGAACGGTTTGACCTTGCGGTGTATTTCGGGCGCATCGCCTTTCCGTACATCTTCTTTATCTCGCTGGCCGCGCTGGCCTCGGGGGTGTTGAACGCCACCGGGCGCTTTGCCGCCGCTGCCGCAGCACCTGTGTTGCTGAACGTGATCTTCATCGGTACGCTGGCCCTGGTGCCGGTGATGGGCTGGGATGCAGGCCTGGCGATCACCTGCGCGGTGCCCATCGCCGGGATCGCGCAACTATTGCTGGTCTGGTGGGCCGCGAAGCGCGCCGGCATCACCCTGCTGCCGCGCCTGCCGCGCTGGACGCCCGAGATGAAGCGCCTCGCGATCATTGCCGCACCGGCCATGCTGGCGGGCGGCGTGGTGCAGATCAACCTGCTGGTCGGGCGCCAGGTCTCCAGCTATTTCGGCGAGGCCGTGGCCTGGCTGTACAACGCCGACCGCCTCTATCAACTGCCGTTGGGTGTCGTGGCGATTGCCATTGGCGTGGTGCTGCTGCCCGACCTCTCGCGCCGTCTCAAGGCCGAGGATCTGGCGGGATCGCGCGCCTCGTTCAACCGCGCCACCGAATTCGCGCTGGCGCTGACCCTGCCCTCGGCGGTGGCGCTGGTGGTGGTCGCGGTGCCCTTGGTGTCGGTGCTGTTCGAGCGTGGCCGCTTTGGCCCCGAGGATACCACCGCCACCGCGCTGGCCGTGGCGGTGTATGGCGTGGGCCTGCCCGCCTTTGTGCTGCAAAAGGTTCTGCAACCCCTGTATTTCGCCCGCGAGGACACCCGCCGCCCGTTCTATTACGCGCTGGTGGCGATGGTGGTGAACGCGGTTCTGGCGGTGGGTCTGGCGCCGGTGGTCGGCTATATCGCCGCCGCCGTGGCCACGTCGGTGGCGGCTTGGGCGATGGTCTGGCAACTGTGGTCCGGCAGCCGCAGCATGGGCGAGGCGGTCCGGTTCGACACCCGGCTGAAAACCCGCGCGCCGCGCATCCTGCTGGCGTCGCTGATCATGGGCGTGGTCATCTGGGGGGCCAATCTGGCGCTGAACCCACTGCTGATGGCGGCGGGCTGGCGCTATATTGGCCTGCTGTTGCTGGTGCTGGCCGGGATGGTCAGCTATTTCGGCGCGGGCATGGTGATCGGCGCGTTCCGCCCGTCCGATTTCAAATCCGCCATGCGCCGCAAAGGCGAGGCCTGA
- a CDS encoding [protein-PII] uridylyltransferase, with the protein MAPTDPANSACAAPVSAAPVSAIPLFAEPPAPDEPLICPEGQICDLEALDQRLTLGLAPLTEARDIRAFTVATLLEVLREGNKALEAALKAAPLNARSFVRGQTWLTDIMVTCALNVAQRYLHRNPNPTEGQRIALLAVGGYGRAEMAPQSDVDLLFLVPYKITGWAESVIESTLYILWDLKLRIGHSSRTIDDCLRLGREDYTIRTALLEQRFLIGNEALAAELKERLWTDLFKDTEGEFIEAKLAERDQRHTKQGGQRYMLEPNVKEGKGGLRDLQTLYWIAKYIYNVDKAIELIDQKFFTEAEYQSFRDAETFLWAVRCHLHHLTNRPVDQLTFDMQPDVAERMHYTDHGGRRAVEHFMQAYFRHATQVGELTRIFLTGLETRHVKKMPDLLGLLRRRKKVKPGYRVDLNRLNIIEPAAFLANPINLLRIFEEALRTGLMIHPDAMRLIAANLDKIDNEMRENAEAVRIFLDLMLKHGNPERALRRMNELGVLSAFIPEFEPIVAMMQFNVYHHYTVDEHTIQCISTLAQIERKELIEELPLSSAILDAGVNRKVLYVALLLHDIGKGRPEDHSILGAQIARRVAPRLRLNAEECETVEWLVRNHLLMSDVAQKRDIGDPRTVRDFAKVMKSKKRLDLLTVLTVCDIRGVGPGTWNNWKAMLLRQLHADTTVALEQGVEALNFSHRENEAKRTLREALSDWPRADLRVETARHYGAYWQGMPTETHVVFANLLRGLGDTEIRIDLHPDVERDATRAAFALADHPGIFSRLAGALAIVGANIVDARTYTSKDGYATAVFWIQDSEGHPYEQDRLPKLRKMIERTFAGEVIATEVLKTRDKVKKRERQFRVPTSITFDNEGSEIYTIVEVDTRDRPGLLYDLTRTLAANNIYIASAVIATYGVQVVDTFYVKDMFGFKLHAQSRRDSLEKKLLEAIETGTKRATQA; encoded by the coding sequence GTGGCGCCGACCGATCCCGCAAACTCCGCTTGCGCAGCCCCCGTTTCCGCAGCCCCCGTTTCCGCAATCCCGCTTTTCGCCGAACCCCCGGCCCCCGATGAGCCGCTGATCTGCCCTGAGGGGCAGATTTGCGACCTTGAGGCCCTGGATCAACGGCTCACCCTCGGGCTTGCCCCGCTGACCGAAGCGCGCGACATCCGCGCCTTTACCGTCGCGACATTGCTCGAGGTCTTGCGCGAGGGGAACAAGGCGCTTGAGGCGGCGCTCAAGGCCGCACCGCTGAACGCGCGCTCGTTCGTGCGCGGCCAGACATGGCTGACCGATATCATGGTGACCTGCGCCTTGAACGTGGCGCAGCGCTATCTGCATCGCAATCCCAACCCCACCGAGGGGCAACGCATCGCGCTGCTGGCGGTCGGTGGCTATGGCCGCGCCGAAATGGCCCCGCAATCCGACGTCGATCTGCTGTTTCTGGTGCCCTATAAAATCACCGGCTGGGCCGAAAGCGTGATTGAATCCACGCTCTATATCCTGTGGGATCTCAAGCTGCGGATCGGTCATTCCAGCCGCACCATCGACGATTGCCTGCGGCTTGGTCGCGAGGATTACACGATTCGCACCGCGCTGTTGGAGCAGCGGTTCCTGATCGGCAATGAGGCGCTGGCCGCCGAGTTGAAAGAGCGGCTGTGGACCGATCTGTTCAAAGACACCGAGGGCGAATTCATCGAGGCCAAACTGGCCGAGCGCGATCAGCGCCACACCAAGCAGGGCGGCCAGCGCTATATGCTGGAGCCCAATGTCAAAGAGGGCAAAGGCGGGCTGCGCGACCTGCAAACCCTGTATTGGATCGCCAAATATATCTACAATGTCGACAAGGCGATCGAGTTGATCGACCAGAAGTTTTTCACCGAGGCCGAATATCAGAGCTTTCGCGATGCCGAGACCTTCCTGTGGGCGGTGCGCTGCCATCTGCATCACCTGACCAACCGGCCCGTCGATCAACTGACCTTTGATATGCAGCCCGATGTGGCCGAGCGGATGCACTATACCGACCACGGCGGGCGGCGCGCGGTCGAGCATTTCATGCAGGCCTATTTCCGCCACGCCACGCAGGTTGGCGAGTTGACGCGCATCTTCCTGACCGGGCTGGAAACGCGGCATGTCAAGAAAATGCCGGATCTGTTGGGGCTGCTGCGGCGGCGCAAGAAGGTCAAGCCGGGCTATCGCGTGGACCTCAACCGCCTGAACATCATCGAGCCTGCGGCGTTTTTGGCCAATCCGATCAACTTGCTGCGCATCTTTGAAGAAGCGCTGCGCACCGGGTTGATGATCCACCCCGACGCGATGCGCCTGATTGCGGCGAACCTCGACAAGATCGACAACGAGATGCGCGAGAATGCCGAAGCGGTGCGGATTTTCCTCGATCTGATGCTCAAACACGGCAACCCCGAACGCGCCCTGCGGCGGATGAACGAATTGGGCGTGCTGTCGGCCTTTATTCCTGAATTCGAACCCATCGTCGCGATGATGCAATTCAACGTCTACCACCATTACACGGTCGACGAGCACACCATTCAATGCATCAGCACTCTGGCGCAGATCGAGCGCAAGGAGTTGATCGAGGAATTGCCGCTGTCCTCGGCCATTCTGGATGCAGGCGTCAATCGCAAGGTGCTGTATGTGGCGCTGTTGCTGCACGATATCGGCAAGGGCCGGCCCGAGGATCACTCGATCCTGGGCGCGCAGATTGCCCGTCGCGTGGCCCCGCGCCTGCGCCTGAACGCCGAGGAATGCGAAACCGTCGAATGGTTGGTGCGCAATCACCTGCTGATGTCCGACGTCGCGCAGAAACGCGATATCGGCGACCCGCGCACGGTGCGCGACTTTGCCAAGGTGATGAAAAGCAAGAAGCGGCTGGACCTGCTGACGGTGCTGACGGTTTGCGACATTCGCGGCGTCGGGCCGGGGACATGGAACAACTGGAAAGCCATGCTTCTGCGCCAATTGCACGCCGACACCACCGTCGCGCTGGAGCAAGGCGTCGAGGCGCTGAATTTCTCGCATCGCGAAAACGAGGCCAAGCGCACCCTGCGCGAGGCCCTGTCTGACTGGCCGCGCGCCGATCTGCGGGTTGAGACCGCGCGCCATTACGGGGCCTATTGGCAAGGGATGCCGACCGAAACGCATGTCGTCTTTGCCAATCTGCTGCGCGGTCTGGGGGACACCGAAATCCGCATCGACCTGCACCCCGATGTTGAACGCGACGCCACCCGCGCCGCCTTTGCGCTGGCCGATCATCCGGGGATTTTCTCGCGGTTGGCGGGGGCGCTGGCGATTGTCGGCGCGAATATCGTCGATGCGCGCACCTATACCTCCAAGGACGGCTATGCGACGGCGGTATTCTGGATTCAGGATTCCGAGGGCCACCCCTATGAACAAGACCGCCTGCCCAAGCTGCGCAAGATGATCGAGCGCACCTTTGCCGGCGAGGTCATCGCCACCGAGGTGCTGAAAACCCGCGACAAGGTCAAGAAACGCGAGCGCCAGTTCCGCGTGCCGACCAGCATCACCTTTGACAACGAGGGGTCGGAAATCTACACCATCGTCGAGGTGGATACCCGCGACCGGCCCGGATTGCTCTATGATCTGACCCGCACCCTGGCCGCCAACAACATCTATATCGCCAGCGCCGTGATCGCCACTTATGGCGTGCAGGTGGTCGATACCTTCTATGTCAAGGACATGTTCGGCTTCAAATTGCACGCCCAGTCACGGCGCGACTCGTTGGAGAAAAAGCTGCTGGAAGCGATCGAGACCGGCACCAAACGGGCGACGCAGGCATGA